ACGATAGAAGGCCGGCGAAAAGACGGAAGCATCTTTCCGATTGCGCTTTCCATTGGGGAAGCGCGCACCAATTCGCATCGTGCCTTCACAGGGTTCATCCATGACCTCACCGAAAAGAATGAGGCAGAGGCCCGACTGCAGGAAGTGCAGGCGGAATTGCTTCACGCATCGCGATTGAGCGCGGCTGGCACATTGGCTTCAGCATTGGCGCATGAACTGAACCAGCCCCTTACTGCGATTGCCAATTATGTTGCCACCGGCAGTGATCTTGCCGTTCAGGCCTTGCCGGAAAATTCGGCAATAATTCAGGAAGCCTTGGGCGAAGCCGCGAAGGAAGCATTGCGTGCTGGACAGATAATTCGGCGGATGCGCGATTTTGTGTCGAAGGGTGAACTGCAAACCCAAATCCTTCCGCTCTCCAAGCTGATCAATGATGCGACGACTCTGGGCCTGATGGGGGCACGCGAAAAAGGTGTGAGTTGGTCGGTCGAAATCGAACCAGGGGTCGATCAGGTGATGGCTGATCGGGTTCAAGTCCAGCAGGTGATGGTCAATCTGATCCGCAACGCGATCGAGGCGATGGAAGGGCAGCCGACCCGGTCATTAACGATCACTGCGCGTCCCCATGGGGTTGATATGGTGGAAATCATCGTGGCGGATACCGGACATGGCATTTCTATGGAAATGCAGGATCAGCTCTTCCTGCCATTTATCAGTACCAAAGCGCGAGGCATGGGGTTGGGGCTTTCGATCTGCCGCACAATTGTCGAAGCGCATGGCGGACAAATGACAGTTGGGGCCGGAACCAACGGGGGTACGACGTTTAAATTCACGCTACCGCTTCCGCCCAAGGAGACCCTGCATGGCGACTGAAAAACTGGTCCATATCGTCGACGATGACGACGGCGTCCGTCGTTCCGCCGCTTTCATGCTCAAACATGCGGGGTATCGGGTCGAACTGCATGTTTCCGGTGTCGACTTCCTGAAACAGGCCAAATCATGCGAACGGGGATGCGTTTTGCTGGATGTTCGCATGCCGGATATGGATGGTCTGCAAATTCAGCAGGAAATGGTGAAACGCGGCATCGACATGCCGGTTATAATCCTGACGGGGCATGGCGACATTGCAGTTGCGGTTAAGGCGATGCGCGCCGGGGCAGTCAACTTCATCGAAAAGCCCTATGAGAAAGAAGATTTGCTGGGTTCAATCGAAGAGGCTTTCCATCGCCTGGAACGCACACATAATCGCGAGATGAAAGCTGATGAAGCACGCGTGCGGCTGGCCAGTCTGACGGGCCGCGAACGGGATGTGCTTGATGGTTTGGTCGCGGGTTATCCGAATAAGACCATCGCTTATGATCTCGGCATTTCGCCACGCACCGTAGAGATTTACCGTGCAAACATGATGGAAAAGCTGCGGGTACGCAGTCTGTCAGAGGCGTTGCGGATCGCCTTCATTGCTGAGCAAGCCGATGACGGGGTTTTGCAGATTTCCACTACAGCTGTTCAGACAGTGGAGTGATAATCTGATCGTCGCGTTTTGGGCGGTGATCCTGCACTGCAGAACATAGTATTGTTCCGGATTGCGTGCCGGGCTGCCGGAACGCAGTTGGAAATATGAATGGGGCGCATCACTTCTGACCAAGAGGCTCGCCCCATATGGATTATTCGTTTCAAACCCAAGACCCAGCCGTGCTCGGTGTTGAATGCGAGCCCGCCATCCCGCCGCACTTAGCGCCCGAATGCTGAACCTTTACCAATCCAAGCTGCGGTTGCGCGCTGATCCGTCACGCGTTGTACTGCGCCCCTTCCATCTTGCCTGGAATGCCGATGTTCCCAAGGAACGAATGCGCAAGCTGGTCGACGAAGTGCGTGCGCTCAACATGCGCGCCGCGCGTACCGAACTGGCCTTGGTCTATCATGATTTTGAATCGCGGCATCTGCAGACGCAGAATGTCTTCATGAAGCGTTATGAGGAGGTTGAGGCCGATCTGCAACTTGATGGCCGACGCATCCGCGAGGAAAAAAAGCTGCTGATCGGTGCCTATTTCTGCCACGAATACAGCTATGCCGCCGCCGCATTGATGAACCCCAGTGTCACCCTGCATCCCGACCAGGGTGAAATGTCTAATGGTTTTGTCCGCATATTACTGTCGATGCGCGCAGTGGGGGAGGGCCATATCTCCTCTATCGTGTTTCGCGAGGGTGTTGTGACTGGTGACCGCAAGTTTGAGCTGGTGCCGCAGCCGCGTTGCGCCATGTCGGCAAACACAGTCTCGCGGGAATCGCAAAACAACAGCAACATTGTGACGGTGCATCGCAATCCCGACAGCTCGCTGTCGGGCACAGTGATCTTTCCCGTCACCGACGCACAGCGCAACGGGCTGGAAGATTTGCGGCTCACGCGTTTCGAGCATGGCGACGGCAGTATCGAATGGATCGGCACTTATACCGCTTATTCAGGCCGCGAAATTCGCTCGGAACTATTGCGGACATCTGACTTCTGCCGTTTTGATCTGGTCCCGCTGGAGGGAAGCGCGGCGCGGAACAAGGGTTTGGCGTTGTTTCCGCGCGCCCTTGGCGGACGCTACCTTATGATCGGGCGCCATGACGGACAGAATCTTTTCCTGATCGATTCCGACGATCTTGGAAAGTGGGGCGAGGGGCAGTTGCTCCTCGAACCGCGCTATCCTTGGGAATTGATCCAGATCGGCAATTGCGGCCCGCCGATCGAGATTGATGAGGGTTGGCTGTTGCTCACCCACGGCGTAGGCGCGATGCGCAAATATTCGATCGGGGCGGTGCTGCTCGACAAGACGGATCCATCGCGCGTACTGGGGCGGACGAGCCAGCCCTTTCTGTCCCCTGCGGATGAGGATCGGGAGGGTTATGTGCCCAATGTCGTCTATTCATGCGGCGGAATGCGCGTGGGCAATGATCTGTTCCTGCCTTATGGCGTAGCAGATAGCTCGGTTGCCTTCGCTTTTGTCGCCATCAAGGATTTGCTCGAGGCGATGTAGCTGGAACCTGCATAAGCAGCCGTTCGACATCGGGCTTGCGGCACAGGTCGGTTCCCGGAGACAGGACCGTTGCCGTGGCGGCGGCAAGACCCAACCGGAACGCCTCTCCCATGGACTGTCCTGACGCGAGCGCATGGATCATGCCGCCGACAAAACTATCGCCTGCTCCAACCGCGCTGCTGGCATTGACAGGAATGGCAGGCAGGAAAAAGCTGCCACTAGCATTCGCCAGCAACGCGCCATCATGTCCCAATGTCACGGCGACATTTTCACATTTTCCGGTCTGCACCAACGCCAGCGCTGCTTTCTCAATGTCTTCAATTGTAGGCAGCTGACGGCCACAGAGCTTCTCCAGTTCACCGCGGCTGGGTTTGATAAGGAAGGTCGAGCTAGCGTCAACGGCCGCTTTCAGCGCCGGTCCAGAGCTGTCGACGATGACGCGTGCGGAGGATTTTGCCGCCAATTGCGCATAGAAATCATCCGGAGCCCCGCGTGGCAGAGAGCCGCTTAAAACGAGATAGTCGCAGTCGATATTGGCGAACAGTTCCCGACACGCATCCACATCGGCGGTGCTGATCATCGGTCCTTCAGGTACGAAGCGATATTCCTGCCCGCTTGCCCGTTCAAAAACGTTGAGGCTGATCCGCGTATGTCCCGCAATCGAGATGCGCTGTCTGTCGATATCGGCAGCATCGAGTAATTCATCGAGGACGCCGCCAGTCGCGCCGCCCGCCATATAGACCGCCCGCACATCTCCACCCAGCCGACTTACCACTCGCGCAACATTGATGCCGCCACCGCCTGGATTGTATCGATCATTGCGGGTGCGGATTTTGAGTGTCGGATGGACGACGTCCGTCTCGCTGGCGCCGTCAATGGTTGGATTTAGTGTTAAAGTGACGACCTGTCCCACCTCGTTAGCCGGGTAACTTGTCGAGTAGCTTAGCGATCTCCAGCGCAGTGCGTCCGGCATAATCTTTGTCGATCTCTGCGATCAGCCGGGCACGGGCATCGGGGTGAAGATATCTGCGGATTGTTCCCAACGTCCTAGGGGGAGCGATCAGGACACCTTTCCTACCATCGTCGTTCATGTGAAAGTTGAACAGTTCGGCCATCTCTTCGGCAAACTCGTCTTCCAGTTTCTGGTGCCAATCGGTTGTTTCATAGGCACCGCGCGTATGCCCTACACTTTGAAACATGCGCCCGGGCCGGTCGTCGCCCAGTTCAGATGTCGCAGGCGTTACGCGATGTTCTTGGGCAAGCAGCTCAAGCACCGTTTCGCGTTCGTTTCCCTTGTTCCGGAAGAGCGACATATGTCCACCATCGATAGCCATGATCAGGGCATCATGGGCGATCAGCATGATTTTCTCCTCGGCTTGGGGCTAAACGACGGGCTGTGCCGATGGACGTGAAGACCAGATTGCGAGGGCACCTGCTGCAACGACGACGGCTCCGGCAATTGCGGCGCCTGCAATAAGACTTTGGTTCGCCTCGTAAGAAGGCATTTTTGGCATGTGCGGCCGGTGAGACCACAACTCGCTACTTAGCCGCTTTTTGCGCCTTTTCTTACCCACCTTATTGTCCAGCAGGTCGTCCTTCAATTCGGCAAGATCGGAACCCAAGCGCTCAATGTCGGAGCGGACTGCGGCTAGCTGATCGGCATGGTCGCTTTTGAACTCGTCCTTTATGTCTGCGAGTGCTTTCATGTTGTTTCCTTCCATTCAGATTGTCGAGCTATCTTGCGTCAAATCGAGCTCGAGGAGCATCAGCGTCGCATCGCCCTGATAGCTGGAGGCTTTGAATCCCATCTCGCGTTCCAGTTCGATCGCTTGATGGTTTTCACGGTTTTCGATAGACTGAAGTATCTTCACGCCTTTGCGTGCTTCCTGTTCAGCGATGTAGCGCAGCAACGCCCACCCTACGCCTTTACCTTTATAGTCCCGGTGCATGGCGATCGCGACTTCGGCGCGCTCATTAGTGGTGTCCGCCGCAACAACGGCATTTGCGATCACCGTGTGGCTATCGGGCGCAACGGCAATGTAGCTTTCCTTGCGATCATGGTCGACATCGAGCATTTCTTTGAGCATTTCGTGGCTCGGTTTTCGCGGTGAGAGGAAGCGAAAACGCATGTCGTCTTTGTCTACATGGCTGAAAAGTTCCGCCAGCGCCGGCTCGTCAAATGGCCCGACCGCCCGCACGGCGAATTCAAAACCTGTCCGGGTGATCAGGAATCTAAGGTCGGCTATGCTGGGCACATGGCTTGCCGGCTTCGGTTGGGACAATGTTTCAGCCACGAGCTCCGCTTTCTTGGGGATCGGAATATTGGCCATGAATTTAGGTCATCAAAGGCAGAGCCGAAAATACGTAATGGACCTTAGCAAGCCGGACGAAAGGCAAGCGTCTTGAGCATCTGGGACAGCCCTAGAAGCGCTATCGCTATGCCGGCAATCAACATCCAGTCCCGCCAGTTTAGCGCTGAAAGTTGCAGCAGCCCCGTGACGCCAGGCACCAGCATAATGATGGCAGTAATTGTTGCGATGGTGGCTAGTACAATGGCGAGCGCAGCATTTTTTGGACGGAAAGTGGCGGCAAGCGCAGTGGTCCTCGATCGGTCGGCAAGGACGAGCGCGACAATCGATGCTATCAACGCAAAAAAGAGCAGCGCGCGCATATGCTCCAAGTCGAAGGCTTGACTGTTGCCCCATACATAAAGTCCAACGAGCAGGGAGAAGGCAAGCCCACCCTGGAGAAGGCTCCAGCCGATCATGTCCCATGAAAACAGCCGTTCATTCGGTGGACGAGGCGGGCGCTGCATATTGTCCGGATCGGCCTCCTCCGCTTCGAAAACAAAAGCGCAGACTGGGTCGATCACCATTTCCAGCAGCGCGATATGAATCGGCGTGAACAATATCGGCATCCCCATCATAAGCGGCAAAAGCGCAAAGCCGGCAATCGGCACATGCACTGCAAAAATGAAGGCCATTGCCTTTCGGATATTGCCGTAGATTCGTCGTCCCAGCGCGATCGCCTTGACGATCGAACCAAAGTCATCGTCGAGCAACACGATCGAGGCCGCCTCGCGTGCGACATCGGTGCCG
This portion of the Sphingobium sp. genome encodes:
- a CDS encoding 1-phosphofructokinase family hexose kinase, with the translated sequence MGQVVTLTLNPTIDGASETDVVHPTLKIRTRNDRYNPGGGGINVARVVSRLGGDVRAVYMAGGATGGVLDELLDAADIDRQRISIAGHTRISLNVFERASGQEYRFVPEGPMISTADVDACRELFANIDCDYLVLSGSLPRGAPDDFYAQLAAKSSARVIVDSSGPALKAAVDASSTFLIKPSRGELEKLCGRQLPTIEDIEKAALALVQTGKCENVAVTLGHDGALLANASGSFFLPAIPVNASSAVGAGDSFVGGMIHALASGQSMGEAFRLGLAAATATVLSPGTDLCRKPDVERLLMQVPATSPRANP
- the fixJ gene encoding response regulator FixJ; the protein is MATEKLVHIVDDDDGVRRSAAFMLKHAGYRVELHVSGVDFLKQAKSCERGCVLLDVRMPDMDGLQIQQEMVKRGIDMPVIILTGHGDIAVAVKAMRAGAVNFIEKPYEKEDLLGSIEEAFHRLERTHNREMKADEARVRLASLTGRERDVLDGLVAGYPNKTIAYDLGISPRTVEIYRANMMEKLRVRSLSEALRIAFIAEQADDGVLQISTTAVQTVE
- a CDS encoding GNAT family N-acetyltransferase, coding for MAETLSQPKPASHVPSIADLRFLITRTGFEFAVRAVGPFDEPALAELFSHVDKDDMRFRFLSPRKPSHEMLKEMLDVDHDRKESYIAVAPDSHTVIANAVVAADTTNERAEVAIAMHRDYKGKGVGWALLRYIAEQEARKGVKILQSIENRENHQAIELEREMGFKASSYQGDATLMLLELDLTQDSSTI
- a CDS encoding host attachment family protein gives rise to the protein MLIAHDALIMAIDGGHMSLFRNKGNERETVLELLAQEHRVTPATSELGDDRPGRMFQSVGHTRGAYETTDWHQKLEDEFAEEMAELFNFHMNDDGRKGVLIAPPRTLGTIRRYLHPDARARLIAEIDKDYAGRTALEIAKLLDKLPG
- a CDS encoding glycoside hydrolase family 130 protein, with protein sequence MLNLYQSKLRLRADPSRVVLRPFHLAWNADVPKERMRKLVDEVRALNMRAARTELALVYHDFESRHLQTQNVFMKRYEEVEADLQLDGRRIREEKKLLIGAYFCHEYSYAAAALMNPSVTLHPDQGEMSNGFVRILLSMRAVGEGHISSIVFREGVVTGDRKFELVPQPRCAMSANTVSRESQNNSNIVTVHRNPDSSLSGTVIFPVTDAQRNGLEDLRLTRFEHGDGSIEWIGTYTAYSGREIRSELLRTSDFCRFDLVPLEGSAARNKGLALFPRALGGRYLMIGRHDGQNLFLIDSDDLGKWGEGQLLLEPRYPWELIQIGNCGPPIEIDEGWLLLTHGVGAMRKYSIGAVLLDKTDPSRVLGRTSQPFLSPADEDREGYVPNVVYSCGGMRVGNDLFLPYGVADSSVAFAFVAIKDLLEAM
- a CDS encoding PAS domain S-box protein, which encodes MKSFYKTLQLGPEDFLDTVLDAIPDAVIVIGVDNKIIAVNSAAFEMLGVTSPADLPKGGLLSLIAQNSVVTFQRHFDRIAAGELNASLQHLAVDVQTKDGLHRAVECQMTPLMSHDGVIAGVVCTGRYVTSRDVNLQPLTDNAALLSAILETVPDAMVVIDENGLITSCSATAEMLFGYSARELLGKNVRLLMPEPYSSAHDGYIRRYRETGEKRIIGNGRTIEGRRKDGSIFPIALSIGEARTNSHRAFTGFIHDLTEKNEAEARLQEVQAELLHASRLSAAGTLASALAHELNQPLTAIANYVATGSDLAVQALPENSAIIQEALGEAAKEALRAGQIIRRMRDFVSKGELQTQILPLSKLINDATTLGLMGAREKGVSWSVEIEPGVDQVMADRVQVQQVMVNLIRNAIEAMEGQPTRSLTITARPHGVDMVEIIVADTGHGISMEMQDQLFLPFISTKARGMGLGLSICRTIVEAHGGQMTVGAGTNGGTTFKFTLPLPPKETLHGD